The following coding sequences are from one Streptomyces sp. V3I7 window:
- a CDS encoding SPFH domain-containing protein, translated as MSTTTSHTPESDGPVEGPLRPHGRLIHNEATTEIPVHLLFRDDPAPVSVPLKPAVVGRRQGTGEQPRLRSPIPSKARPAAQVDPDLAECPAGVLPGMAGVCAGVGGVAGCVAASWWAGVLPRLAEQALGLPALAGAGLGPAQWAAYAGAGALGLLGFGGLLRGRTGRAWVLGMFGRYRGTVRRTGLLWVNPLLRRRRVDVRLRHWRSEPMPAADGSGVALRAVVLVVWRVRDTARAVLGVEDHETYLRECVEAALARVPVEMPGGTRGAMESAGDALTRLVSADAAPVGLEVFSVRPVCVEYAPEVAAAMHRRRIAALDAQQRSSMLTSVVDSVEDTVTRLTMRGLVELDDYERKVLVRDLTVAFCSGRGEPVA; from the coding sequence ATGAGTACGACCACGTCACACACGCCCGAGTCGGACGGACCGGTCGAGGGGCCGCTCCGTCCGCACGGCCGGCTGATCCACAACGAGGCGACCACCGAGATCCCCGTCCATCTGCTGTTCCGCGACGACCCCGCGCCGGTGTCGGTGCCGCTGAAGCCCGCCGTGGTGGGCCGCCGGCAGGGGACCGGCGAGCAGCCGCGTCTCAGATCCCCGATTCCGTCGAAGGCACGGCCCGCGGCGCAGGTCGACCCCGACCTGGCCGAGTGCCCGGCCGGGGTGCTGCCCGGGATGGCCGGGGTCTGCGCCGGGGTGGGCGGGGTGGCCGGATGTGTGGCCGCCTCCTGGTGGGCGGGCGTGCTGCCGCGGCTCGCCGAGCAGGCGCTCGGGCTGCCCGCGCTGGCGGGCGCCGGGCTCGGTCCGGCCCAGTGGGCGGCGTACGCGGGGGCCGGGGCACTCGGGCTGCTCGGCTTCGGCGGGCTGCTGCGGGGGCGTACCGGACGGGCCTGGGTGCTCGGGATGTTCGGCCGCTACCGGGGGACGGTCCGGCGCACCGGCCTGCTGTGGGTCAACCCGCTGCTGCGCCGGCGGCGGGTGGACGTACGGCTGCGGCACTGGCGCAGCGAGCCGATGCCGGCGGCCGACGGCAGCGGGGTCGCGCTGCGGGCGGTGGTGCTCGTGGTGTGGCGGGTGCGGGACACGGCGCGGGCTGTGCTCGGGGTCGAGGACCACGAGACGTATCTGCGCGAGTGTGTGGAGGCGGCGCTCGCGCGGGTGCCGGTGGAGATGCCGGGCGGGACCCGGGGCGCCATGGAGTCGGCCGGGGACGCACTGACCCGCCTGGTGTCCGCGGACGCCGCGCCCGTGGGCCTAGAGGTGTTCTCGGTGCGGCCGGTGTGCGTCGAGTACGCCCCCGAGGTCGCCGCCGCCATGCACCGGCGCCGCATCGCCGCGCTGGACGCCCAGCAGCGCTCCAGCATGCTGACCTCCGTGGTGGACTCGGTGGAGGACACGGTGACCCGGCTGACCATGCGCGGCCTGGTCGAACTCGACGACTACGAGCGGAAGGTCCTGGTGAGGGACCTGACGGTGGCGTTCTGCTCGGGGCGGGGGGAGCCGGTCGCGTGA
- a CDS encoding peptidoglycan-binding protein, translating to MTTPVFEDVDPVSDCDCPGCVHWRQVGSRALPARFGGHPAARRALVVAAATSAALAASQAVPAVAAPAPQRPGVPADGEPDTPQGKRAPLHGPGGKPAAPAKLPAATRTEIINRAKTWVTAKVPYSMTTYWTDGYRQDCSGFVSMAWGLPGNEWTGSLGGFGVKIKKDELEPGDMLLFHNPDNPEKGSHVVIFGGWTDYTHTYYTAYEQTPPNARRQSTPYAYWSNSSRYVPYRYKGVTPTTSGAEPAAAIKAGPFPGASYFGPGANNKYVTQLGQMLVARGAAAFYTQGPGPRWSDADRRATQAFQQAQGWTGAAADGLPGPRTWELLASGQGKSIAPAKAGSSAPAPDKPAEPGPASHGVPGYPGRAMFRPGADNKYVTLLGRQLVAKGFGSFYTDGPGPRWGDADRRAVEAFQRAQGWRGGAADGYPGPETWRRLFA from the coding sequence ATGACGACTCCGGTCTTCGAGGACGTCGATCCCGTGAGCGACTGCGACTGCCCCGGATGCGTTCACTGGCGGCAGGTGGGCTCGCGCGCCCTGCCCGCCCGCTTCGGCGGCCACCCGGCGGCCCGGCGGGCCCTCGTCGTGGCCGCCGCCACCTCGGCCGCCCTCGCCGCGAGCCAGGCGGTCCCCGCCGTCGCCGCTCCCGCCCCGCAGCGGCCCGGTGTCCCCGCGGACGGTGAGCCCGACACCCCCCAGGGCAAGCGCGCCCCGCTGCACGGCCCCGGCGGCAAGCCCGCCGCACCGGCGAAGCTGCCCGCGGCCACCCGGACGGAGATCATCAACCGGGCCAAGACCTGGGTCACCGCGAAGGTGCCGTACAGCATGACCACGTACTGGACCGACGGCTACCGGCAGGACTGCTCCGGCTTCGTCTCGATGGCCTGGGGGCTGCCGGGCAACGAGTGGACCGGCAGCCTCGGCGGCTTCGGGGTGAAGATCAAGAAGGACGAGCTGGAGCCCGGCGACATGCTGCTCTTCCACAACCCCGACAACCCCGAGAAGGGCTCGCACGTCGTCATCTTCGGCGGCTGGACCGACTACACGCACACCTACTACACCGCCTACGAGCAGACACCCCCGAACGCCCGCCGCCAGTCCACGCCATATGCCTACTGGAGCAACTCCAGCCGGTACGTCCCCTACCGGTACAAGGGCGTGACCCCCACCACGTCGGGCGCCGAACCGGCCGCCGCGATCAAGGCGGGCCCGTTCCCGGGGGCGTCGTACTTCGGTCCGGGGGCGAACAACAAGTACGTCACGCAGCTCGGCCAGATGCTGGTCGCCCGCGGTGCCGCAGCCTTCTACACCCAGGGCCCCGGACCGCGCTGGTCGGACGCGGACCGGCGGGCGACCCAGGCGTTCCAGCAGGCCCAGGGGTGGACGGGGGCGGCCGCGGACGGTCTGCCGGGGCCGCGGACCTGGGAGCTGCTGGCGTCGGGCCAGGGCAAGAGCATCGCCCCGGCGAAGGCGGGCTCGTCCGCGCCCGCCCCGGACAAGCCCGCGGAGCCCGGACCCGCCTCGCACGGCGTCCCCGGCTATCCCGGCCGCGCCATGTTCCGGCCGGGCGCGGACAACAAGTACGTCACCCTGCTCGGCAGACAGCTGGTGGCGAAGGGCTTCGGCTCCTTCTACACCGACGGCCCGGGGCCGCGCTGGGGCGACGCGGACCGGCGGGCGGTCGAGGCCTTCCAGCGCGCACAGGGCTGGCGGGGCGGAGCGGCGGACGGCTATCCGGGCCCGGAGACCTGGAGGCGCCTGTTCGCTTGA